One window of Vespula pensylvanica isolate Volc-1 chromosome 15, ASM1446617v1, whole genome shotgun sequence genomic DNA carries:
- the LOC122634764 gene encoding dynein regulatory complex protein 9, with product MYYPTNYNESTYNVNYNGNFQQNLYPPNWNPCNVNSSDGMLNISIKKRQEDQEQIENFLKETEESSDLIDIKSFKRPSKIGEARNSLIMIFKLNKEIETICTELRCNMDLPVEEWQEKIEKCAALKNQILQVIEKFKDNTFFDQLKKDVEKRRKKRLRERAKRQNWKVEKARRIERRARLHAEADSWLRREQAVIEKEKQDENLRKDADMILSDVRNKRSDAKKYLLILQELKNLRNVKTNIAKARGETISAAANEVFNNIIDKLSEQWSALDREYSIEEQGLKLMLKTDNEKLIEKQKSNVFDEWQNVLFGRKIIMPDQVQMDIANLVMIRTAWDKYINFDADSSQIPIGWIIPKTPRSAAWERYLKNDAS from the exons ATGTATTATCCAACGAATTATAACGAATCTACATACAACGTAAATTACAATGgaaattttcaacaaaatttatatccgCCGAATTGGAATCCTTGTAACGTTAATTCCAGCGATGGAATgttgaatatttctattaaaaaaaggcAAGAAGATCAAGagcaaattgaaaattttcttaaagaaacggaagaaagttcggatttaatcgatataaaaagttttaaaagaCCGTCAAAGATCGGAGAAGCTagaaattctttaattatgattttcaaattaaataaagaaatagagactATTTGTACGGAGCTTCGATGCAACATGGATTTACCGGTAGAAGAATggcaagaaaaaattgaaaagtgcGCTGcattgaaaaatcaaatacttcaagtaatcgaaaaatttaaagacaacacttttttcgatcaattaaagaaagatgtagaaaaacgtagaaaaaaaagattaagagaACGGGCTAAAAGACAAAATTGGAAGGTTGAAAAAGCTCgtagaatagaaagaagagcTAGATTACACGCAGAAGCAGATTCATGGCTGAGACGCGAACAAGcggtaatagaaaaagaaaagcaagatgAAAATTTACGTAAAGACGCCGATATGATATTATCGGATGTACGAAATAAACGAAGCGAtgctaaaaaatatttgttaattctacaagaattaaaaaatttacgtaACGTAAAAACTAATATTGCCAAAGCAAGAGGAGAAACGATATCTGCAGCAGCGAATGaggtttttaataatattatcg atAAATTGTCAGAACAATGGTCTGCATTAGATAGAGAATATTCTATCGAAGAACAAGGCTTAAAGTTGATGCTAAAAACAGATAATGAGAAATTGATAGAGAAGCAAAAAAGTAATGTTTTCGATGAATGGCAAAATGTATTATtcggaagaaaaattataatgccGGATCAAGTTCAAATGGATATTGCTAATCTCGTTATGATTCG AACTGCTTGGGACAAATACATCAATTTTGATGCCGATTCATCGCAGATTCCAATTGGTTGGATAATACCTAAAACACCGCGATCTGCTGCATGGGAAAGATACCTTAAAAATGACGCATCTTAA
- the LOC122634767 gene encoding tubulin-specific chaperone A, which produces MSDPRIRTLKIKTGVVKRLAKEKVTYEKEAAQQRQRIQQLKEQDKDGYDIKKQEEVLQESLMMVPDCQRRLVKAFEELKGILETEQDLKEAEDYIEAEKVLQEAEAQLPKEGEILQMC; this is translated from the exons ATGTCTGATCCGCGTATACGAACTTTGAAAATTAAGACCGGAGTAGTAAAACGTCTTGCTAAAGAAAAAGTTACTTATGAAAAAGAAGCGGCGCAACAACGTCAAAGAATACAGCAATTAAAAGAACAGG ACAAGGATGGATACGACATTAAGAAGCAAGAAGAAGTTTTACAAGAATCGCTTATGATGGTACCGGACTGTCAGCGTCGTCTTGTTAAAGCTTTCGAAGAGTTAAAGGGTATTTTGGAAACGGAACAAGATTTAAAAGAAGCTGAGGATTATATCGAAGCGGAGAAAGTATTGCAAGAAGCCGAAGCTCAACTTCCTAAAGAGGGAGAAATTTTGCAAATGTGTTAG
- the LOC122634759 gene encoding U3 small nucleolar RNA-associated protein 15 homolog: MASFKKTNSKIFMRAGPEITPDNIYWKKYTAPVLVKEFGPIDYIDFSPVEPHYFAVTCSVRVQIYNPITKLVTKNFSRFKEAAYGGSFRRDGKLLCAGGEESVIRLFDVSTKSLLRLFSGHKAAVHRTFFTADNLHIASFSDDKTVGLWDIGTEKQIISFNEHTDYIRGGAVSSVSSDIVLSGGYDKLINMYDTRTNKKIFTVNHEAPVESILFLPSGGIFLSAGGTDVKVWDALAGGRLLAKLSQHHKTVTCLKITSNGHRILSGSLDRHIKIYDSGTYKTVHTLDYPNSVLSMGISANDETIVAGMVDGLISVQRKEEDIKDTKVKRKKMSYKNAGENTYVSSVDTVVQEEVKETMSKHDTWLRKFQYSKALDSVMLPYVINKTPHVTVALLQELNKRQGLRQALAGRDGKSLANIIKFLIRYIGNVRFGRVLLHVANVLMDIYEDNLDGLAAEPRNMFNLLANKLQEEEDLIVSLAQLQGTLQIILSGAEAQHITTARDNQTLEPSSAAQKNLIFSIA, encoded by the exons ATGGCGTCttttaagaaaacaaattcaaaGATATTTATGAGAGCTGGACCTGAAATAACACCggataatatttattggaaAAAATATACG GCACCTGTTTTAGTGAAAGAATTTGGTCctatcgattatatcgatttttcacCTGTAGAGCCGCATTACTTTGCTGTCACTTGTTCTGTCAGAGTACAAATCTATAATCCGATAACTAAATTAGTTACAAAGAATTTCAGTAGATTCAAAGAAGCTGCCTATGGCGGTTCCTTTCGTAGAGATGGCAAATTGTTATGTGCAGGTGGAGAAGAGTCCGTTATACGATTATTCGATGTTAGCACAAAAAGTCTTTTACGTCTTTTCTCAGGCCATAAAGCTGCCGTACACAGAACATTTTTCACGGCAGACAATCTTCACATCGCATCATTTTCCGATGATAAAACTGTAGGACTGTGGGATATAGGTActgaaaaacaaataattagtTTTAACGAACATACCGATTATATCAGAGGCGGAGCAGTAAGTTCTGTATCTTCGGACATAGTATTGTCAGGAGgttatgataaattaataaatatgtacgatACTAggacgaacaaaaaaatttttacagtAAATCACGAAGCACCGGTTGAAAGTATTCTATTCTTGCCTTCTGgaggaatatttttatcagcAG GTGGAACAGATGTGAAAGTATGGGATGCGCTTGCCGGAGGTAGATTATTGGCAAAACTTTCACAACATCATAAAACAGTAACCtgtttaaaaataacttcCAACGGTCATAGAATATTATCTGGCTCATTAGATAGGCACATTAAAATCTATGATTCAGGAACGTATAAAACTGTTCACACATTGGACTATCCTAATTCGGTTCTCAGCATGGGGATtagt GCAAATGATGAAACTATAGTAGCTGGTATGGTGGATGGTTTAATCTCGGtgcaaaggaaagaagaagatataaaagatacgaaagtaaaacgtaaaaaaatgtCGTATAAAAATGCAGGTGAAAATACTTATGTATCGAGCGTCGATACCGTAGTACAAGAAGAAGTTAAAGAAACGATGAGTAAACACGACACTTGgttaagaaaatttcaatattccaAAGCCTTGGATTCTGTTATGTTGccttatgtaattaataaaactccACATGTGACAGTTGCATTATTGCAAGAACTTAATAAAAGACAAGGTCTTAGACAAGCTCTTGCTGGAAGAGATGGAAAATCTCTTGCTAATATCATAAAGTTTCTAATTAGATACATAGGTAATGTTCGGTTTGGACGAGTATTATTACATGTGGCCAATGTTTTAATGG aCATTTATGAAGATAATTTAGATGGACTTGCAGCAGAACCACGAAACATGTTCAATCTTTTAGCAAATAAAttacaagaagaagaggatttAATTGTATCATTGGCACAATTACAAGGTACActtcaaattatattatccGGTGCGGAAGCACAACATATTACGACGGCTAGAGATAATCAAACTTTAGAACCCTCGAGTGCTGCacaaaaaaatctaatatttaGTATAGCTTGA
- the LOC122634760 gene encoding uncharacterized protein LOC122634760 has protein sequence MQEDIFPAAEKILSDIENILKKDSSVKTFEIIPAEDNENKSPVFHQEECLGLASWCVQPLYCYVHRRLFEHRRNKHRREDPSNVARWLLGALLLNPDVSTFWNMRRELVKSYKLDVTEELDFTRLVLYKKAKCFEAFAYRRWLLPYVLDAEGKNYDPVPTESPLCIEMDITSTCADRYATNYHAFSHRRYVMALKESRGYTYPNFDSEWKSTLAWCQSNVSDYSGFCYRQYLLEKCLLETDTNTKSNIFKCIKINEYRLRSQLVMDYVAGLVVTSNDNNSQSNKTNEDSTAEQGPTLQTLDLLHGKARPTATSDDIVTGNNSSNSNSSSTSKSIGHSNSNSIATTTCTTSSITTTTTTTTTTTTTTTTTTTTTTTSQLVPWQTCFQALSYWVEECRLNEDLIRMYDDHETLWYQRRYLAHILTRLIESYRMYSYYKSEIIVDPRHRIMPNEYGNVDEMTDDKSKIKALLVQAFLNRTRDIVELAMKRDTHEKLVVDKFLRYLDDIGLKL, from the exons ATGCAAGAAGATATATTTCCAGCAGCAGAGAAAATCCTTTCCGATATCGAGAACATCCTGAAGAAGGATTCCTCTGT aaagacATTTGAGATTATACCTGCGGAGGACAACGAGAACAAGTCGCCGGTGTTTCATCAGGAAGAATGTTTGGGTTTAGCGTCGTGGTGCGTGCAACCACTTTATTGCTACGTACATCGTCGTCTGTTCGAACATCGTCGAAATAAACATAGACGAGAGGATCCAAGCAACGTTGCTAGATGGCTGTTAGGCGCGTTGCTTTTAAATCCAGACGTATCGACGTTCTGGAATATGAGAAGAGAATTGGTCAAAAGTTACAAATTGGACGTTACCGAGGAATTAGATTTCACACGATTGgtactatataaaaaagcaaaatgttTCGAAGCGTTCGCGTATCGTCGTTGGTTGTTACCATATGTATTAGATGCCGAAGGAAAGAATTACGATCCCGTGCCAACGGAATCACCGTTGTGTATAGAAATGGACATTACTAGTACATGCGCCGATAGATACGCGACTAATTATCATGCCTTCAGTCATCGTAGATACGTTATGGCTCTTAAGGAATCTCGTGGATATACGTATCCTAATTTCGATAGCGAATGGAAGAGTACCTTAGCATGGTGCCAATCAAACGTATCCGATTACAGCGGCTTTTGTTACCGACAATATCTTTTGGAGAAGTGCCTGCTTGAAACCGATACGAATACTAAGAGTAATATCTTCAAATGTATTAAGATTAACGAGTATCGATTACGTTCTCAATTGGTAATGGATTACGTTGCCGGCTTGGTCGTTACttctaacgataataattctcAAAGTAATAAAACTAACGAAGATTCGACGGCCGAACAAGGTCCTACGCTTCAAACTCTCGATTTGCTTCATGGTAAAGCACGACCCACCGCTACTAGCGACGATATTGTTACTGGTAACAATAGTAGTAACAGCAAtagcagcagcaccagcaaGAGCATTGGTCACAGCAACAGCAATAgtattgctactactacttGTACTACTAgttctattactactactactactactactactactactactactactactactactactactactactactactacctcGCAACTCGTACCCTGGCAAACATGTTTCCAAGCTTTGTCCTATTGGGTAGAGGAATGTAGGCTCAATGAAGATTTAATTAGAATGTACGACGATCACGAAACTCTTTGGTATCAACGTAGATATCTCGCTCATATTCTTACACGTCTCATCGAATCCTATAGAATGTATTCCTATTATAAGTCTGAAATAATCGTTGATCCTCGTCATCGTATCATGCCAAACGAATATGGTAACGTCGATGAAATGACCGATGACAAAAGCAAAATCAAGGCTCTTCTTGTTCAAGCTTTCTTAAATCGTACTCGTGATATCGTCGAGTTAGCCATGAAACGTGATACCCACGAGAAACTCGTTGTCGACAAATTCCTAAGATATTTAGACGACATTGGTCTTAagctttga